A stretch of the Lolium perenne isolate Kyuss_39 chromosome 3, Kyuss_2.0, whole genome shotgun sequence genome encodes the following:
- the LOC127346003 gene encoding IAA-amino acid hydrolase ILR1-like 1 isoform X2 → MAAGALPLPLLLSAALLLAASCEAVLDDPASLLRRAKDAEFMDWMVGVRRRIHENPELGYEEFATSELVRRELDAMWIPYRHPFAVTGVVATIGTGGPPFVALRADMDALAMHESVEWEHKSKVPGKMHGCGHDAHVAMLLGSAKILQEHRDEFQGTVVLLFQPAEEGGGGAKKMIEAGAVENIEVMFGIHILDTVPIGVLASRPGPVMAGSGFFDAVITGKGGHAALPHHTIDPILAASNVIASLQQLVSREADPLDSQVVTVGKFQGGGAFNVIPDSVTIGGTFRAFSKESFGRLKQRIEEVIVAQASVQRCSAVVDFHDNDMPFAPPVINNPELHDFFVKVGGEMVGPGDVRDKQPMMGAEDFSMYAEAVPRTYYYFVGMLNETRGPQAPHHNPYFTVNEDALPYGAAMQAALAARYLLERQQHVAAAKVEPRDEL, encoded by the exons ATGGCCGCTGGTGCTCTGCCTCTCCCTCTGCTGCTTtccgccgccctcctcctcgcCGCGAGCTGCGAGGCCGTGCTAGATGACCCGGCGAGTCTCCTGCGGCGGGCCAAGGATGCGGAGTTCATGGACTGGATGGTGGGGGTGCGCCGGCGGATCCACGAGAACCCAGAGCTTGGCTACGAGGAGTTCGCCACCAGCGAGCTCGTGCGGCGGGAGCTCGACGCCATGTGGATTCCCTACAGGCACCCTTTCGCCGTCACCGGCGTCGTCGCCACCATCGGCACGGGCGGCCCGCCCTTCGTTGCGCTCCGGGCTGACATGGACGCGCTTGCCATGCAT GAAAGTGTAGAATGGGAACACAAGAGCAAAGTGCCTGGGAAGATgcatggatgtggccatgatgcaCATGTTGCTATGCTATTGGGTTCTGCTAAGATTCTACAGGAGCACCGTGATGAGTTCCAG GGTACTGTGGTCCTTCTTTTTCAACCAGCTGAGGAAGGTGGTGGTGGGGCAAAGAAGATGATTGAAGCTGGAGCTGTGGAAAACATAGAGGTCATGTTTGGGATTCATATACTTGACACTGTGCCTATCGGTGTGCTGGCATCAAGGCCTGGTCCTGTAATGGCAGGGTCTGGATTCTTTGACGCAGTAATAACTGGAAAGGGTGGGCATGCTGCACTTCCTCATCACACTATCGATCCAATACTGGCTGCATCCAATGTTATTGCAAGCCTTCAGCAACTTGTTTCCCGAGAAGCCGACCCCTTGGACTCACAG GTAGTAACGGTGGGGAAGTTTCAAGGTGGTGGAGCCTTCAATGTCATCCCTGACTCTGTCACAATTGGTGGTACCTTCCGAGCCTTTTCGAAGGAGAGTTTTGGCCGATTGAAGCAGCGAATTGAAGAG GTGATAGTGGCACAGGCGTCCGTCCAGCGCTGCAGCGCCGTCGTGGACTTCCATGACAACGATATGCCTTTCGCTCCGCCAGTAATCAACAACCCGGAGCTCCATGATTTCTTCGTGAAGGTTGGCGGCGAGATGGTCGGCCCCGGCGACGTGAGAGACAAGCAGCCGATGATGGGAGCCGAGGATTTCTCCATGTACGCCGAGGCCGTTCCCAGGACGTACTACTACTTCGTGGGGATGCTAAACGAGACCCGCGGCCCGCAGGCGCCGCACCACAACCCCTACTTCACCGTCAACGAGGACGCTCTGCCGTATGGCGCCGCAATGCAAGCAGCGTTGGCAGCTCGCTATCTGCTCGAGCGGCAGCAGCATGTTGCCGCTGCTAAGGTGGAACCCCGCGATGAACTGTAG
- the LOC127346003 gene encoding IAA-amino acid hydrolase ILR1-like 1 isoform X1: MAAGALPLPLLLSAALLLAASCEAVLDDPASLLRRAKDAEFMDWMVGVRRRIHENPELGYEEFATSELVRRELDAMWIPYRHPFAVTGVVATIGTGGPPFVALRADMDALAMHESVEWEHKSKVPGKMHGCGHDAHVAMLLGSAKILQEHRDEFQGTVVLLFQPAEEGGGGAKKMIEAGAVENIEVMFGIHILDTVPIGVLASRPGPVMAGSGFFDAVITGKGGHAALPHHTIDPILAASNVIASLQQLVSREADPLDSQVVTVGKFQGGGAFNVIPDSVTIGGTFRAFSKESFGRLKQRIEEATHNGIFS, encoded by the exons ATGGCCGCTGGTGCTCTGCCTCTCCCTCTGCTGCTTtccgccgccctcctcctcgcCGCGAGCTGCGAGGCCGTGCTAGATGACCCGGCGAGTCTCCTGCGGCGGGCCAAGGATGCGGAGTTCATGGACTGGATGGTGGGGGTGCGCCGGCGGATCCACGAGAACCCAGAGCTTGGCTACGAGGAGTTCGCCACCAGCGAGCTCGTGCGGCGGGAGCTCGACGCCATGTGGATTCCCTACAGGCACCCTTTCGCCGTCACCGGCGTCGTCGCCACCATCGGCACGGGCGGCCCGCCCTTCGTTGCGCTCCGGGCTGACATGGACGCGCTTGCCATGCAT GAAAGTGTAGAATGGGAACACAAGAGCAAAGTGCCTGGGAAGATgcatggatgtggccatgatgcaCATGTTGCTATGCTATTGGGTTCTGCTAAGATTCTACAGGAGCACCGTGATGAGTTCCAG GGTACTGTGGTCCTTCTTTTTCAACCAGCTGAGGAAGGTGGTGGTGGGGCAAAGAAGATGATTGAAGCTGGAGCTGTGGAAAACATAGAGGTCATGTTTGGGATTCATATACTTGACACTGTGCCTATCGGTGTGCTGGCATCAAGGCCTGGTCCTGTAATGGCAGGGTCTGGATTCTTTGACGCAGTAATAACTGGAAAGGGTGGGCATGCTGCACTTCCTCATCACACTATCGATCCAATACTGGCTGCATCCAATGTTATTGCAAGCCTTCAGCAACTTGTTTCCCGAGAAGCCGACCCCTTGGACTCACAG GTAGTAACGGTGGGGAAGTTTCAAGGTGGTGGAGCCTTCAATGTCATCCCTGACTCTGTCACAATTGGTGGTACCTTCCGAGCCTTTTCGAAGGAGAGTTTTGGCCGATTGAAGCAGCGAATTGAAGAG gccacacataatggtattttttcgtga
- the LOC127346004 gene encoding large ribosomal subunit protein eL38z/eL38y-like, whose protein sequence is MPKQIHEIKDFLLTARRKDARSVRIKRTKDAVKFKVRCSRYLYTLCVFDADKANKLKQSLPPGLSVQEV, encoded by the exons ATG CCGAAGCAGATCCACGAGATCAAGGACTTCCTGCTGACGGCGAGGCGCAAGGACGCGCGGTCGGTGCGGATCAAGAGGACCAAGGACGCCGTCAAGTTCAAGGTGCGCTGCTCCAGGTACCTCTACACCCTCTGCGTCTTCGACGCCGACAAGGCCAACAAGCTCAAGCAGTCCCTCCCACCAG GTTTGAGCGTCCAGGAGGTGTAA